The genomic segment TGGCGATGGTGTGCGCGGCCCGTGGGATTCCGATCGTGCTGACCATGCCGGAGACGATGAGCGTCGAGCGACGGCTGCTCCTGCGCGGATATGGCGCCGACCTGATCCTGACCCCCGGCCCCGACGGGATGAGCGGCGCAATCGCCAAGGCAGAGGAACTGGCCACCAGCGACCCGAAGTACTTCATGCCCCAACAATTCGCCAACCCGGCCAACCCGAAGATTCACCGGGAGACGACCGCCGAAGAGATCTGGGATGACACCGACGGAACCATCGACATCCTGATCGCTGGTGTTGGTACCGGCGGCACCATCACCGGGGTCGGCCAGGCGCTCAAGGAACGCAAGCCATCCGTGCAGATTGTGGCAGTCGAGCCCACCGCGTCGCCGGTGCTCTCCGGTGGTGCGAAGGGTCCCCACCCGATCCAGGGCATCGGCGCCGGGTTTGTCCCCGATGTGCTCGACACCGACGTCTACGACGAGGTCATCACGGTGGAGAACGAGGACGCTCTGGCGACCGCCCGACAGGCAGCGACTGAGGAGGGCCTGCTCGTCGGAATCTCCTCCGGTGCCGCGCTTTCCGCAGCTAAGGAGGTCGCCCAACGGCCCGAGAATGCTGGCAAGGTGATCGTCGTGATCATTCCG from the Candidatus Nanopelagicales bacterium genome contains:
- the cysK gene encoding cysteine synthase A, with the protein product MRIANDITELIGNTPLVRINRIAGDNSAQVLAKLEFFNPASSVKDRIGLAMIDAAQEAGLIGPDTVVVEPTSGNTGIALAMVCAARGIPIVLTMPETMSVERRLLLRGYGADLILTPGPDGMSGAIAKAEELATSDPKYFMPQQFANPANPKIHRETTAEEIWDDTDGTIDILIAGVGTGGTITGVGQALKERKPSVQIVAVEPTASPVLSGGAKGPHPIQGIGAGFVPDVLDTDVYDEVITVENEDALATARQAATEEGLLVGISSGAALSAAKEVAQRPENAGKVIVVIIPSFGERYLSTPLFAGLGD